From Anopheles funestus chromosome 3RL, idAnoFuneDA-416_04, whole genome shotgun sequence, a single genomic window includes:
- the LOC125771992 gene encoding uncharacterized protein LOC125771992, producing MGEPTSSDMEALVDEAITLPDGVINCTELNRLLKCLVEGVSKIAQEFDDLRTTNDERFQMLEDSIAEAQQPADTEEEEQPILIPCGVPIVSEPEQTETSPQKEILPKEVTSETLLKEIDEQANEFRNNESKLLAVIGDLEQRLEKVEQLFYQKLEQLSKDFQHFQTLVESKQTNLEEATSTASMLQTVSSTEQMNKLAEFTDKLDELQRQMELLLSHRDQLPLRIEAMLEEKLKEGEMTAAGKKHSRVPSVSSTKGSVIPSKSTSYGRVTESAATTQGLMDNLTCLSCDTKNVVQRMRNGRYLAPRTSAKLAVVARRLQESDDMPRLQPGSRWNRTCGGSYTVVKPDERVFRSVNVQFNQTIQEENSEQDC from the coding sequence ATGGGAGAGCCAACTTCAAGCGATATGGAAGCTTTGGTAGATGAAGCCATCACCCTACCAGATGGTGTGATAAACTGTACTGAATTGAACCGATTGCTAAAGTGCTTGGTCGAAGGAGTGTCTAAAATTGCACAAGAGTTCGATGACTTGCGCACAACCAATGACGAACGGTTCCAAATGCTCGAGGATTCTATCGCTGAAGCGCAACAACCAGCCGACACGGAAGAGGAAGAACAACCCATATTGATCCCGTGCGGTGTACCTATCGTGAGCGAACCAGAACAAACAGAAACTTCCCCCCAAAAGGAGATTCTTCCGAAAGAAGTCACTTCCGAGACATTGTTGAAAGAGATCGACGAACAGGCAAACGAATTCCGGAACAACGAATCAAAGTTGCTCGCGGTTATAGGCGATCTTGAACAGCGGTTGGAAAAAGTGGAACAATTGTTCTACCAAAAGCTGGAACAATTGTCCAAGGATTTTCAACACTTCCAAACACTGGTTGAAAGCAAGCAAACCAACCTGGAGGAAGCGACATCGACCGCATCCATGCTGCAAACCGTCAGCTCGACCGAGCAGATGAATAAGCTAGCTGAATTTACCGACAAACTGGACGAACTGCAACGCCAGATGGAGTTACTGCTCAGCCACCGGGATCAACTGCCGCTTCGAATCGAAGCAATGCTGGAGGAAAAGCTAAAGGAAGGCGAAATGACTGCTGCCGGCAAGAAACATTCACGCGTGCCTAGTGTCAGTTCAACGAAGGGTTCTGTAATACCTTCCAAATCAACGTCTTACGGTCGGGTGACGGAATCAGCCGCAACGACCCAAGGGCTGATGGATAACTTAACTTGTCTTTCCTGCGACACGAAGAACGTAGTACAGCGGATGCGTAACGGACGCTATCTGGCACCGAGGACGAGCGCAAAATTAGCCGTAGTCGCACGAAGGCTACAAGAGTCGGATGATATGCCTAGACTGCAGCCAGGATCACGGTGGAACCGAACTTGTGGCGGGTCTTACACGGTTGTCAAACCGGACGAAAGAGTTTTCCGATCAGTGAATGTACAGTTTAATCAAACGATTCAGGAGGAAAACTCTGAACAAGATTGTTGA
- the LOC125771963 gene encoding uncharacterized protein LOC125771963, producing MENTAAPTITPPCNIDKKQPNQTYISAWRNKDEFQSVYEKIFNSPADDIASKAEALQWLNMWKIRQVKGFPVCVRCTLVVLEAQVFDLRVQRDTIDSPATESKNMYAGAFTRFVNYLTEIVTRKKTIAESVRDIGIEAYLVELRNLCAHRSSISISIDVFRRSGQYCMDWLQKSYWQPELASMESVNPGTLKYWNHADNQFLEMSDILRTYDVVSAARVRKMYHLDDAIKRMALTPDEVKLLEKHQPDQLGKIAETIVKQLQNLPLPKTQASVNAVCTALFDNCKRMFEDAVRYGDRAQTPFGALHSGLFRALAAMGCLQTLFEQLMVICERPNNMNADQRPWAKYWAHRIAVGYQLLKEYKKSCHTSLSGRVFRMGQTAQFYLARRWYATRLKSTYGHHLMLSIYVDCPWHLKLSRTYVMARLMSMNEYTKDIVPVLLTLQEPPLSNEQQSKIQRLTQIYYTNSNVMFETSCAKNMPTAGKKANGKQRSNANESKIYTAEDLKETIAKIRKRTTKPAEETIPAKRAKHCGVWTEPDETLNWGNYPLGTYRT from the exons ATGGAAAATACTGCTGCACCAACCATAACGCCTCCTTGTAATATCGATAAAAAGCAACCTAACCAAACGTACATCTCGGCATGGCGCAACAA GGACGAGTTCCAATCGGTGTATGAAAAGATATTCAACTCACCTGCGGATGATATCGCATCGAAAGCGGAAGCCCTCCAGTGGTTAAACATGTGgaagatacgtcaggtgaagGGTTTTCCCGTCTGCGTACGCTGCACATTAGTGGTGCTAGAGGCACAGGTGTTTGATTTGCGTGTCCAGCGCGATACTATTGATAGCCCTGCGacggaaagcaaaaacatgTACGCCGGTGCATTTACGCGCTTCGTTAACTACCTAACGGAGATTGTGACGCGGAAGAAAACTATTGCCGAATCGGTGCGTGACATTGGCATCGAGGCGTATCTGGTGGAGTTAAGAAATCTGTGCGCACATCGGTCATCCATCTCGATCTCGATTGATGTGTTCCGTCGGTCGGGTCAGTACTGTATGGATTGGCTGCAAAAGTCCTACTGGCAGCCGGAACTTGCCAGTATGGAATCGGTCAATCCGGGGACGTTGAAATATTGGAACCACGCGGATAATCAATTTCTCGAAATGAGTGACATACTGCGCACGTACGATGTAGTGTCGGCTGCACGCGTAAGGAAAATGTACCACCTGGATGATGCCATCAAACGTATGGCATTAACGCCGGATGAAGTGAAGCTGCTAGAAAAGCACCAACCCGATCAGCTTGGAAAAATTGCGGAAACAATAGTAAAGCAACTGCAGAATCTGCCACTGCCAAAAACTCAGGCATCAGTTAATGCGGTTTGCACAGCGCTGTTCGATAACTGTAAGCGAATGTTCGAAGACGCCGTCCGGTATGGTGACCGTGCGCAAACACCGTTCGGGGCTTTGCACAGCGGACTGTTCCGTGCGTTGGCAGCGATGGGTTGCTTGCAGACACTGTTCGAGCAGCTGATGGTAATATGCGAACGCCCCAACAACATGAATGCCGATCAGCGGCCATGGGCAAAGTATTGGGCACACAGAATAGCGGTCGGATATCAGCTGCTAAAGGAATACAAAAAGTCATGCCACACGTCACTATCGGGGAGGGTATTCCGAATGGGTCAAACGGCTCAATTTTACCTAGCCCGACGGTGGTACGCAACGCGGCTAAAGTCAACCTACGGTCATCATTTAATGTTAAGCATTTACGTTGACTGTCCGTGGCATTTAAAGCTTTCCCGTACGTACGTGATGGCGAGGTTAATGTCGATGAATGAGTACACGAAGGATATAGTGCCGGT ATTACTTACCCTACAAGAACCGCCACTGTCCAATGAACAGCAGAGCAAGATCCAACGGCTAACCCAGATTTACTATACGAATAGTAACGTCATGTTCGAGACTTCCTGTGCGAAGAACATGCCAACGGCGGGCAAGAAAGCAAACGGTAAACAGCGTAGCAATGCGAATGAGTCCAAAATTTACACAGCAGAAGATCTTAAAGAAACGATCGCTAAAATACGCAAAAGGACCACCAAACCAGCGGAAGAAACAATTCCTGCGAAACGTGCAAAACATTGCGGAGTGTGGACGGAACCGGATGAAACGCTCAACTGGGGCAACTATCCGCTGGGAACTTACCgtacataa